In the Sinorhizobium arboris LMG 14919 genome, one interval contains:
- the gltA gene encoding citrate synthase has protein sequence MSEKSATVTFGGKSADLPVRSGSIGPDVVDIGSLYKQTTMFTYDPGFTSTASCESKITYIDGDEGVLLHRGFPIEQLAEHGDFLEVCYLLLYGELPTKAQKADFDYRVTHHTMVHEQMSRFFTGFRRDAHPMAVMCGCVGALSAFYHDSTDITDPHQRMVASLRMIAKMPTIAAMAYKYHIGQPFVYPKNDLDYASNFLRMCFAVPCEEYVVNPVLARAMDRIFILHADHEQNASTSTVRLAGSSGANPFACIAAGIACLWGPAHGGANEAALNMLAEIGTVDRIPEYIAKAKDKNDPFRLMGFGHRVYKNYDPRAKIMQKTTHEVLAELGHKDDPLLEVAMELERIALTDEYFIEKKLYPNIDFYSGITLKALGFPTTMFTVLFALARTVGWIAQWNEMIEDPEQRIGRPRQLYVGAPLRDYVPISKR, from the coding sequence ATGTCAGAAAAAAGCGCGACAGTAACATTCGGCGGAAAATCCGCGGACCTGCCGGTGCGATCGGGATCGATCGGTCCGGATGTCGTGGACATCGGTTCGCTCTACAAGCAGACGACGATGTTCACCTACGATCCGGGCTTTACCTCCACGGCATCGTGTGAGTCGAAGATCACCTATATCGACGGCGACGAGGGCGTCCTGCTTCACCGCGGCTTTCCGATCGAGCAACTCGCCGAGCACGGCGATTTCCTCGAAGTCTGCTATCTGCTTCTCTACGGCGAGCTGCCGACAAAGGCTCAGAAGGCCGATTTCGACTATCGCGTGACCCATCACACCATGGTCCACGAGCAGATGTCGCGGTTTTTCACCGGCTTCCGCCGCGACGCCCACCCGATGGCCGTCATGTGCGGCTGCGTCGGAGCCCTCTCCGCCTTCTATCACGACTCGACGGACATCACCGATCCGCATCAGCGGATGGTCGCATCGCTGCGTATGATCGCCAAGATGCCGACGATCGCCGCGATGGCCTACAAATACCATATCGGCCAGCCCTTCGTTTACCCGAAGAACGATCTCGACTACGCCTCGAACTTCCTGCGCATGTGCTTCGCCGTGCCCTGCGAGGAATATGTCGTGAACCCGGTTCTGGCGCGCGCCATGGACCGGATCTTCATCCTCCACGCCGATCATGAGCAGAACGCGTCGACCTCGACCGTGCGCCTCGCCGGCTCGTCCGGTGCCAATCCCTTCGCCTGTATCGCTGCCGGTATCGCATGCCTTTGGGGACCGGCCCATGGCGGCGCGAACGAGGCGGCACTCAACATGCTCGCCGAAATCGGCACGGTCGACCGCATTCCGGAATATATCGCCAAGGCAAAGGACAAGAACGATCCGTTCCGCCTCATGGGCTTCGGTCACCGGGTCTACAAGAACTACGATCCGCGTGCGAAGATCATGCAGAAGACGACGCATGAAGTTCTCGCCGAGCTCGGTCACAAGGACGATCCGCTCCTCGAAGTCGCGATGGAGCTCGAACGCATCGCCCTGACCGACGAGTACTTCATCGAGAAGAAGCTCTATCCGAACATCGACTTCTACTCGGGAATTACGCTGAAGGCGCTGGGCTTCCCCACCACGATGTTCACGGTGCTCTTCGCCCTTGCCCGCACCGTCGGCTGGATCGCTCAGTGGAACGAGATGATCGAAGATCCGGAACAGCGCATCGGCCGTCCGCGCCAACTTTACGTCGGCGCACCGCTGCGCGACTACGTGCCGATCTCCAAGCGGTGA
- a CDS encoding ComEC/Rec2 family competence protein has product MGESRAQTVVGEGERSAWPPVEGAQVLTGDLPSGCCERRTPAGRHAAIIRQRIRSVAAAFSLGARAAVAEEREYGHGFVLIPVVLALGSLTWFALPETVGIAKLAALLCVFGISAVLCRGGLRNWRPLAVAPALFAAGMLLAAAETARLDTVILDTPVTTTVRGTVLSRDPDDRGRWRYLVEIHETSGPRLRRAPKRTTLLARSAHEPFPVGAMIEGKARLSPPSGPALPGLNDFAFSAYFKGVGAVGFFYGAPHAPLDAGAVADPSRASPPGQAAAYLAQVRESVGNRIRSAIGGDTGAIAAALVTGEERAISREAVEMLRAAGLSHVLAISGLNMVLAAGTFLIGARTLLSFVPGLAERYPVKKIAAVGALLMVFFYILISGGAVSALRSWIMISIMLVAVFFDRVSISLRNVALAALVILAWTPSAAAGPGFQMSFAATLALVAGYSRWRDHRRKDRETSRKRVGVGALSGLAIGTVATSVIGGLATAVYAAAHFNRLPGYGLAANVLTTPLISILIMPFALFAMLLMPFGLEHYPLAIMGQGLDWMLAVARYVASLDGEWTTGRMGGAPFFLIAFGGILLCVLRTRLALAGAGLIALGACAIALEPGKGRPSIAISEDAQLIGLITADAIATNRSRPPEFIFSQWQRALATAEHKAPLDLATEQYADVGAAALLASAQSGVFACRKGVGCAGRSREGWTVAVIEKVESLSFLCGRADLVVVASRRPSAACPSGGSLVISIETLRRTGAVEIHAEEERTGSRPRMRIVSSFSSTERPWQRHRRYDWRSGSFVPQGSPL; this is encoded by the coding sequence ATGGGGGAGAGCCGGGCACAAACGGTCGTGGGCGAGGGGGAGCGCAGCGCATGGCCCCCGGTCGAGGGTGCGCAGGTCCTCACTGGCGATCTGCCCTCCGGATGCTGCGAACGCCGGACGCCCGCAGGCCGGCATGCGGCCATTATTCGCCAGCGGATCCGCTCGGTGGCCGCAGCATTTTCCCTCGGTGCAAGGGCTGCGGTTGCCGAAGAGCGGGAATACGGCCACGGCTTCGTCCTTATCCCGGTCGTTCTGGCACTCGGCTCCCTTACCTGGTTCGCACTACCCGAAACCGTCGGAATTGCCAAACTTGCAGCGCTGCTTTGCGTTTTCGGAATATCTGCGGTCCTATGTCGGGGAGGTCTGCGAAACTGGCGGCCCTTGGCGGTCGCGCCTGCTCTTTTTGCTGCTGGGATGCTGCTTGCCGCGGCCGAAACGGCGAGGCTCGACACAGTCATTCTCGACACTCCCGTTACGACGACTGTTCGCGGAACCGTCCTTTCGCGGGATCCGGACGACCGGGGACGCTGGCGTTATCTGGTGGAAATCCATGAAACATCCGGCCCACGGCTGCGCAGAGCCCCGAAGAGAACGACGCTTCTGGCGCGGAGCGCTCACGAACCGTTTCCGGTCGGGGCGATGATCGAGGGCAAGGCCCGTTTGTCGCCGCCCTCCGGACCGGCTCTGCCAGGTCTCAACGATTTCGCTTTCAGCGCCTATTTCAAAGGTGTGGGCGCGGTCGGATTTTTCTACGGCGCGCCGCACGCGCCGTTGGATGCCGGCGCTGTGGCCGATCCGTCCCGGGCTTCGCCGCCGGGGCAAGCGGCCGCATATCTGGCACAGGTACGCGAATCGGTAGGCAACCGGATTCGCTCGGCGATCGGCGGAGACACCGGTGCGATCGCTGCGGCGCTCGTGACCGGCGAGGAGCGCGCGATCAGCCGCGAGGCCGTCGAGATGCTGCGCGCCGCCGGCCTGTCGCATGTCCTTGCGATCTCGGGACTCAACATGGTGCTGGCGGCGGGTACGTTTCTCATCGGTGCCCGGACCCTGTTGAGCTTCGTCCCGGGGTTGGCCGAAAGATATCCCGTGAAGAAGATCGCTGCCGTCGGCGCTCTTCTCATGGTCTTCTTCTATATACTGATTTCCGGCGGTGCGGTCTCGGCGCTCAGATCCTGGATCATGATCTCGATCATGCTCGTTGCAGTGTTCTTCGACCGCGTTTCGATCAGCCTGCGCAACGTGGCGCTTGCCGCACTCGTGATCCTTGCCTGGACACCATCGGCGGCAGCCGGACCCGGGTTCCAAATGTCCTTTGCGGCGACGCTGGCTCTCGTTGCCGGCTATTCCCGCTGGCGCGACCACAGGAGAAAAGATCGCGAAACCTCGAGGAAGCGGGTGGGTGTGGGAGCCTTGTCCGGCCTCGCCATCGGGACTGTCGCCACCTCCGTCATCGGCGGCCTGGCCACGGCAGTTTACGCGGCTGCCCACTTCAACCGGCTTCCCGGCTACGGGTTGGCGGCAAACGTTCTCACGACGCCTCTGATCAGCATTCTCATCATGCCTTTTGCGTTGTTCGCGATGCTGCTTATGCCGTTCGGGCTCGAACATTATCCCCTTGCGATCATGGGGCAGGGGCTGGACTGGATGCTGGCGGTCGCCCGATATGTGGCCTCGCTCGACGGCGAGTGGACGACCGGTCGCATGGGCGGCGCGCCCTTCTTCCTTATTGCCTTCGGCGGCATCCTGCTCTGCGTGCTGAGAACCCGGCTGGCGCTCGCCGGCGCGGGGCTGATCGCTCTGGGTGCATGCGCGATCGCGCTCGAACCGGGCAAGGGGCGCCCGTCGATCGCGATATCGGAGGATGCTCAACTGATCGGCCTCATCACCGCTGATGCAATTGCGACCAATCGGAGCCGGCCGCCGGAGTTCATCTTCTCGCAATGGCAGCGTGCACTTGCGACCGCAGAACACAAGGCACCGCTCGATCTTGCAACGGAACAGTACGCCGATGTCGGGGCGGCAGCTTTGCTGGCCTCGGCCCAATCCGGCGTCTTCGCCTGCAGAAAAGGGGTAGGGTGCGCCGGGCGCAGCCGTGAGGGATGGACAGTGGCTGTTATCGAAAAGGTCGAATCTCTCTCGTTCCTGTGCGGCCGCGCCGATCTGGTGGTCGTCGCCAGCCGCCGGCCTTCGGCAGCCTGCCCGTCCGGCGGATCATTGGTCATAAGTATCGAGACGCTGCGGCGGACGGGGGCGGTCGAAATCCATGCCGAGGAGGAACGAACGGGGTCGCGCCCCCGCATGCGGATCGTAAGCTCGTTCTCCTCCACTGAACGGCCCTGGCAGCGCCATCGCCGCTACGACTGGCGGAGCGGCAGCTTTGTCCCGCAGGGATCACCGCTTTGA
- the exbB gene encoding tonB-system energizer ExbB, with amino-acid sequence MSDRIRQKLNVLLAATLAVFLAGPVAPGLAQTAQQPSSVSVDAQPNVSGADDPDALPALSAEAAAGVATAEGANPVLPHDLSPVGMFLAADIVVKAVMVALALASVATWAIFLVKTLELIYAKSRLKRAVAALVSANGLADAQPNLERRAGVAGDMVAAAIDEMTRSEAVLDLAPAGGVKERVSSLLTRIEVRAGKRMSAGTGILASIGSVGPFVGLFGTVWGIMNSFIGISKAQTTNLAIVAPGIAEALLATAIGLVAAIPAVVIYNYFARSVGGYKLILADAAAAVERLVSRDLDHRHARRAPPRRQDGFAHASDSIARIG; translated from the coding sequence ATGTCTGATCGGATCCGGCAGAAATTGAACGTGTTGCTGGCGGCAACCTTGGCTGTTTTCCTTGCCGGCCCGGTCGCGCCCGGCCTCGCGCAGACCGCGCAACAGCCCTCGTCCGTTTCGGTCGACGCGCAGCCGAACGTTTCCGGCGCCGATGACCCGGACGCGCTACCGGCGCTGTCGGCCGAGGCAGCGGCGGGCGTTGCAACGGCGGAGGGAGCAAACCCTGTGCTTCCGCATGATCTTTCGCCGGTCGGCATGTTTCTCGCCGCCGATATAGTCGTAAAGGCGGTGATGGTGGCTCTGGCGCTCGCCTCCGTCGCCACTTGGGCGATCTTCCTCGTGAAGACGCTGGAACTCATATATGCCAAGTCGCGTCTCAAGCGCGCCGTGGCGGCTCTCGTTTCCGCGAATGGTCTCGCCGACGCGCAGCCAAATCTCGAGCGCCGCGCCGGCGTGGCTGGGGACATGGTCGCTGCGGCGATCGACGAAATGACACGCTCGGAAGCCGTTCTGGACCTTGCGCCGGCAGGAGGTGTCAAGGAACGCGTCTCCTCTCTGCTCACGCGTATCGAAGTTCGCGCCGGCAAGAGGATGAGCGCCGGTACGGGAATCCTGGCATCCATCGGGTCCGTTGGTCCATTCGTCGGCCTCTTCGGTACCGTTTGGGGGATCATGAATTCCTTCATCGGCATCAGCAAGGCGCAGACGACGAACCTCGCCATCGTTGCGCCGGGCATCGCCGAGGCGCTGCTGGCGACTGCGATCGGCCTCGTCGCGGCAATACCGGCGGTGGTGATCTACAACTATTTTGCCCGGTCCGTCGGGGGCTACAAGCTCATTCTGGCCGATGCGGCGGCAGCCGTCGAAAGACTGGTCAGCCGCGATCTCGATCATCGCCACGCCCGCAGGGCGCCGCCGCGCCGCCAGGACGGCTTCGCCCATGCCTCCGACTCGATCGCCAGAATCGGATAA
- the exbD gene encoding TonB system transport protein ExbD, producing the protein MAGKISESSGDLDENSEINVTPFIDVMLVLLIIFMVAAPLATVDMKVDLPQSVAKPTPRDDKPVFVTLKADLTLAIGNEEAPREAFVSELNRITGGNAETRVLLRADRLVDYGELMTVMNLIQNAGYGKIALVGLEAAPAR; encoded by the coding sequence ATGGCTGGAAAAATTTCCGAGAGCAGCGGCGATCTCGACGAGAACAGCGAGATCAACGTCACCCCCTTCATCGACGTCATGCTCGTGCTCCTCATCATCTTCATGGTGGCCGCACCGCTCGCGACGGTCGACATGAAGGTCGACCTGCCGCAATCCGTCGCAAAACCCACGCCGCGCGACGACAAACCGGTTTTCGTGACGCTGAAGGCCGATCTCACGCTTGCCATCGGCAATGAAGAGGCGCCTCGGGAGGCCTTTGTTTCCGAGCTGAACAGGATAACCGGCGGCAACGCGGAAACGCGCGTGCTCCTGCGCGCCGATCGCCTGGTCGACTACGGCGAACTGATGACGGTGATGAACCTCATTCAGAATGCGGGCTACGGCAAGATCGCACTCGTCGGCCTGGAGGCCGCGCCCGCCCGCTGA